A single region of the Lotus japonicus ecotype B-129 chromosome 4, LjGifu_v1.2 genome encodes:
- the LOC130713121 gene encoding uncharacterized protein LOC130713121, whose product MKDKEWTKLPRFCPEYIMGVRRFLDFAYTKGRPQGDEILCPCAKCRNHCWTKRNVILDHLVANGFLKGYDVWVHHGEQIERPMEVDDIIADQEDSHDDIGGLLHDTFRNVVEAEVSEGPNEDARKFFNLVNEAKQELYPGCKDFSTLSFMIRLYLLKCLHGWSNASFTALLELLKEAMPNLNIPSSFNKAKSMIKDLGLDYKKIDACPNDCMLYWKEHANDNFCCVCGDSRWKEVSQADCGSEQTKDDYKVPAKILRHFLLIPRLQRLFMCSTTAESMRWHEEERSKDGKLRHPADGQAWKDFDQHHLDFASEPRNVRLGLTSDGFNTMSIAHSTWPVMMMVYNTPPWLSMKSEYTMLSLLIPGPKSPGNDIDVYLQPLIEELKELWEYGVQTYDSSKNETFQMRAALLWTISDYPGDDEKSFNGEKELRTPPPKLEGEEIQEILKKFPNEFGKKKKKKVDGPWKKRSIFFELPYWAQNTLRHNLDVMHIEKNICDSILGTLLDIPGKTKDHVNARYDLQDMGIRKELHPREIGGGRSEFTKACFSMTSEEKSIFCGVIKAAKLPDGSASNISKCVHIVDKKISGYKSHDAHFMLHYLLQIAVRSTMPNAVATPLIRLGSFFRAICQKVIQVQDLDYLEAEIVEVLCQLEMIFPPSFFDIMVHLPMHLVNEVRYGGPVQFRWMYPTERYLCKPKTYVRNRAYPEGSIAEGYLAEEVLTFCSRYLNKSVETRLNKKGRNYDNSDSCEVDFDDYFSSIGRPLGGAGKPFSLDLRTKADAHRYLLFNCDEVQNYISILEFHNELKRYTNQISMTISI is encoded by the exons atgaaGGACAAAGAGTGGACCAAACTTCCAAGGTTTTGTCCAGAGTATATCATGGGCGTTCGTCGATTTTTAGACTTTGCCTACACTAAAGGAAGACCTCAAGGAGATGAGATTTTATGTCCTTGTGCCAAGTGTAGAAATCACTGTTGGACAAAAAGAAATGTGATATTGGATCATTTGGTAGCTAACGGCTTTCTAAAGGGATATGATGTTTGGGTCCACCATGGGGAGCAAATAGAAAGGCCAATGGAAGTTGATGATATTATTGCAGATCAAGAGGACTCACATGACGACATTGGTGGCTTGTTGCACGACACATTTCGAAATGTGGTAGAAGCAGAAGTTAGTGAGGGTCCTAATGAGGATGCTAGAAAGTTCTTCAACTTGGTTAATGAGGCAAAGCAGGAGCTATACCCAGGGTGCAAGGACTTCTCCACCTTGTCATTCATGATTCGACTGTATTTGTTGAAGTGTCTTCATGGGTGGAGCAATGCCTCATTCACCGCCCTCTTAGAACTATTGAAAGAAGCGATGCCTAATTTAAACATTCCTTCATCTTTTAACAAGGCAAAGTCCATGATTAAGGATTTGGGCcttgattataaaaaaattgatgcaTGTCCGAATGATTGCATGTTATATTGGAAAGAGCATGCCAATGACAACTTTTGTTGTGTTTGTGGAGATTCACGGTGGAAGGAAGTTTCCCAAGCAGATTGTGGGTCCGAGCAAACAAAAGATGATTATAAAGTTCCTGCAAAAATTTTGAGACATTTTCTGTTGATTCCTAGACTTCAAAGGTTGTTTATGTGTTCAACGACAGCCGAGTCAATGAGATGGCATGAAGAGGAGCGCTCAAAGGATGGGAAATTGAGACATCCTGCTGATGGTCAAGCATGGAAGGACTTTGATCAGCATCATCTTGATTTTGCTTCAGAGCCTCGCAATGTAAGACTTGGCTTAACCAGTGATGGATTCAATACTATGAGCATAGCTCACAGTACGTGGCCTGTCATGATGATGGTATACAACACTCCACCTTGGCTCTCTATGAAATCTGAGTATACAATGCTTTCATTATTGATTCCTGGACCAAAATCACCAGGAAATGATATTGATGTATACCTTCAGCCACTGATAGAAGAGCTAAAGGAATTGTGGGAGTATGGAGTGCAGACATATGATTCCTCAAAAAATGAAACATTTCAAATGCGTGCAGCTCTTTTGTGGACAATCAGTGATTATCCTGG AGATGATGAGAAGTCCTTTAATGGAGAAAAAGAACTTAGGACTCCACCACCCAAGCTAGAAGGTGAAGAAATCCAAGAAATCTTAAAAAAATTCCCAAATGAGTtcgggaaaaagaaaaagaagaaagttgATGGCCCGTGGAAGAAGAGGTCGATATTTTTTGAGTTGCCTTATTGGGCTCAAAATACATTACGTCATAATCTAGATGTAATGCATATTGAAAAAAACATTTGTGATAGTATTCTTGGGACTCTTTTGGACATTCCAGGGAAGACAAAGGATCATGTTAATGCTCGTTACGATCTACAAGATATGGGAATTAGAAAAGAACTACATCCAAGGGAGATTGGTGGAGGTCGTTCAGAGTTTACAAAAGCATGTTTTTCAATGACTTCGGAAGAAAAGTCCATTTTCTGTGGAGTTATAAAGGCTGCTAAATTACCAgatgggagtgcatcaaatattTCGAAGTGTGTGCACATTGTTGATAAGAAAATATCTGGTTACAAGAGTCATGATGCACATTTCATGTTGCATTACTTGTTGCAAATAGCAGTAAGAAGCACAATGCCGAATGCGGTGGCCACACCTCTAATTCGTCTTGGTTCCTTTTTCCGTGCTATATGTCAGAAAGTTATCCAAGTGCAAGATTTGGATTACTTAGAAGCGGAGATTGTAGAGGTGCTTTGTCAGTTGGAGATGATTTTTCCTCCTAGTTTCTTTGACATAATGGTTCACTTACCTATGCATTTGGTTAATGAAGTCAGATACGGTGGTCCCGTTCAATTTAGATGGATGTACCCCACGGAAAGGTACTTGTGTAAACCTAAGACATATGTTCGTAATAGAGCTTATCCAGAAGGTTCTATTGCCGAGGGGTATTTGGCTGAagaagttttaactttttgcTCAAGATATTTAAATAAAAGTGTAGAGACAAGGTTGAACAAGAAGGGTCGAAATTATGATAATAGTGATTCATGTGAAGTAGATTTTGATGATTACTTTTCAAGTATTGGTCGTCCTTTAGGAGGGGCAGGTAAACCATTTTCTCTAGATTTAAGAACGAAGGCTGATGCACATCG